A DNA window from Phoenix dactylifera cultivar Barhee BC4 chromosome 13, palm_55x_up_171113_PBpolish2nd_filt_p, whole genome shotgun sequence contains the following coding sequences:
- the LOC103714418 gene encoding protein HUA2-LIKE 2-like isoform X2: MAPARRKGSARAAAAAAAAQQQWKVGDLVLAKMKGFPAWPAVISEPEKWGFSSVRKKLLVYFYGTKQIAFCNYADIEAFTEEKKKALLVKRQGKGADFVRAVDEIIDVYETLKKQICDEFISRDENIAPNDGNLETNRSNSFKKSPEHSSHIADDQKSAAICAIASHDVFSSEEISATSKEGNPHNLNPAIDEPAERVSILDQHELSALVTITTSRKKRSIDAPPQSFISQKRLTSLRRSRNCTGDPPEVKESDMLRNDSDSAGDNVTTDGVQEESMINKSAENMPYTSDFHDPAVPVTASLPRNGSREDTISEIAATKYEANNLNEEAVLDPSKIEVTANGCLENEVRQNGQLDLPMKTVIFRKKRKPNRKRASNSTECARLDKYTQVQVDPSRSCTVSPNSRSAISEIDRKADGDKHLPLVKRARVRMGKPLVEEKQFDDLLGTNDKSEVTVMINNCDKCSTSTSPGNNCLPNGTSLGVKEDSNSSPINDCSLPSGRDLMLWKSKKYQLKGFTLDVEAALPPSKRLHRALEAMSAHAAEATVDCPEAPRAMEMMPNGCMVSPKTSSLHLSPYGNIESAARLHDTHSSECIAFNMSASGLCSQNLDAPTMASSEVKTDDINSEDLRNPQDKHCNEILVDVKSCDRSSMSKIVDADIHDKIMQPCSFRLTEKKFNLTNCEDMPDQLSSSLGKVNGNEILQPEEKCPHSPMGNISGDQTAEPTTQMPTSVLNTKGRSASFSPFGAFMIISTTNGSSTKSGTSRPTKSSSIQSDEDAQTHDMEDVAREVRCRVTSRDQCISPDLTPMKDLIAAALAKRLSSRSTSLSDNSVDYKVEAVISPFLGYKEDSFGKGSPSNPMINHTSAIDDRLQHLRNSSRSPPGGLRQKSLSKLTDYVEANAARKSFEALLCKLTRTKESIGRATRLAIECAKYGIAGEVVDILLHTLERESSLYRRVDLFFLVDSITQCSRSQKGGAGDVYPSIVQSVLPRLLSAVAPPGNAARENRRQCLKVLRLWLERKTLPESTIRHHIRELDSINEASFACASSRRPSRTERALNDPVREMEGMLVDEYGSNTSFQLPCLFRTTLLEDEEASADDEKSFEAVTPERLAVVDHEKGITEKHRRILEDVDGELEMEDVAPLCEVEVRSSSHVSGDDTIGSTHNQPDQHHSLPFAPPLPEDRPPSPPPLPSSPPPLPPPCSSALSVVSQHQPGSHAIADTADLHLSSTTHNMQNQQSESCQRPSTLSANLMPSELVPCYMPRYGGPPKQLPPPVLSHSSSSSYGSFPASHPANNSGNNFQSMVTAPTCNKTYHLKPPPPTVSNQFSYVHAEPQQRAQPWGNCSAFTERFHFVHDIHRRNFYGDRGARGPVQQEIVERGRFSPAFHSGGMLYVQQELSLSF; this comes from the exons atggcgCCCGCTCGGAGGAAGGGATCCGCAAGAGCagcagccgccgccgccgccgcccagcAGCAGTGGAAGGTCGGCGATCTTGTCCTCGCCAAGATGAAGGGCTTCCCGGCATGGCCGGCCGTG ATTAGTGAGCCGGAGAAGTGGGGCTTCTCATCTGTTCGGAAGAAGCTGCTTGTCTACTTCTATGGAACTAAGCAGAT AGCCTTCTGCAACTATGCTGATATTGAAGCTTTCacggaggagaaaaagaaagctctTTTAGTTAAGCGCCAGGGTAAAGGAGCTGATTTTGTCCGTGCAGTTGATGAAATAATTGATGTCTATGAAACTTTAAAGAAGCAGATCTGTGATGAGTTTATTTCGAGGGATGAGAACATTGCACCAAATGATGGAAATTTGGAAACTAATAGAAGTAATTCTTTTAAAAAGAGCCCAGAACATAGTTCTCATATTGCAGATGACCAGAAGTCAGCTGCCATATGTGCGATAGCAAGCCATGATGTATTCAGTTCTGAAGAAATTTCTGCAACCTCAAAGGAAGGCAATCCTCACAATTTAAATCCTGCAATTGATGAGCCAGCTGAGAGGgtctcgatccttgatcaacatGAGCTGAGTGCTTTGGTTACTATTACAACTTCAAGGAAAAAGAGATCGATAGATGCTCCACCCCAGAGTTTTATTTCTCAGAAAAGATTAACATCCCTTCGAAGGTCTAGAAATTGTACTGGTGATCCCCCAGAAGTTAAAGAGTCAGATATGCTACGTAATGATTCTGACTCAGCTGGTGATAATGTGACTACTGATGGAGTGCAGGAAGAGTCTATGATAAATAAGAGTGCTGAAAACATGCCATATACCTCAGATTTCCATGATCCGGCTGTGCCGGTTACTGCCAGTTTGCCTAGAAATGGTAGCAGAGAGGATACTATATCTGAAATAGCTGCAACAAAATATGAAGCCAATAATCTGAATGAAGAGGCTGTACTTGATCCTAGTAAAATTGAAGTCACTGCAAATGGGTGCCTGGAGAATGAAGTTAGGCAGAATGGCCAACTTGACCTCCCCATGAAGACGGTGATCtttaggaaaaaaaggaaaccaAACAGGAAGCGGGCATCTAATAGTACAGAATGTGCTAGATTGGACAAGTATACACAAGTGCAGGTTGATCCAAGTCGAAGCTGTACAGTCTCTCCAAATTCTCGTAGCGCAATAAGTGAAATAGATCGTAAAGCAGATGGAGACAAACACCTTCCTTTGGTGAAAAGAGCAAGGGTTCGAATGGGTAAACCACTTGTAGAGGAGAAACAGTTTGATGATCTTCTTGGCACTAATGACAAATCAGAAGTGACGGTGATGATAAATAATTGTGATAAATGTTCTACATCCACCAGTCCTGGAAATAATTGTCTTCCCAATGGGACATCTCTAGGGGTCAAGGAAGACTCAAATTCATCCCCAATAAATGATTGTTCTCTTCCTTCAGGAAGAGATCTTATGCTATGGAAGTCTAAAAAGTATCAATTGAAGGGTTTTACATTAGATGTTGAAGCAGCTTTGCCTCCATCAAAACGTCTACATCGTGCTTTGGAAGCTATGTCCGCCCATGCTGCTGAAGCTACGGTTGATTGTCCTGAAGCCCCAAGGGCAATGGAAATGATGCCCAATGGCTGCATGGTATCTCCCAAGACAAGTTCTCTCCATCTTTCTCCTTATGGGAACATTGAGAGCGCGGCAAGATTGCATGATACCCACTCTTCTGAATGTATTGCATTTAACATGAGTGCATCTGGATTGTGCTCACAAAATTTGGATGCACCTACAATGGCTTCTTCAGAAGTGAAAACTGATGACATCAATTCTGAAGATTTAAGGAATCCTCAGGATAAACATTGCAATGAAATCCTTGTGGATGTTAAAAGCTGTGATAGGTCATCTATGTCTAAAATAGTTGACGCTGATATACATGACAAGATTATGCAACCTTGTTCTTTCAGGTTAACTGAGAAGAAGTTTAATCTGACTAACTGTGAAGATATGCCTGATCAATTATCGTCatctttaggaaaagtaaatggGAATGAGATTCTGCAACCAGAAGAGAAATGCCCGCATTCTCCTATGGGCAATATAAGTGGAGACCAAACAGCAGAACCAACCACACAGATGCCAACCTCTGTTTTGAATACTAAAGGGAGAAGTGCTTCCTTCTCTCCTTTTGGAGCTTTCATGATTATATCTACTACAAATGGCAGTTCTACAAAAAGTGGGACATCTAGGCCTACAAAGTCTTCTAGCATTCAATCCGATGAAGACGCTCAAACCCATGACAT GGAGGATGTTGCAAGGGAAGTCAGATGCAGAGTAACTTCAAGGGATCAGTGTATTTCTCCTGATTTGACACCCATGAAAGATTTGATTGCTGCTGCCCTGGCTAAGCGACTTTCGTCTCGGTCTACTTCATTGTCTGATAACTCTGTAGATTATAAGGTTGAGGCTGTGATAAGTCCATTTTTAGGCTATAAGGAAGATTCTTTTGGAAAAGGTTCACCTTCAAATCCCATGATCAATCATACATCTGCTATAGATGATAGGCTTCAGCATCTAAGAAATAGTAGCAGAAGTCCTCCTGGTGGTCTGCGACAGAAAAGCTTAAGCAAATTAACTGACTATGTAGAAGCAAATGCTGCAAGGAAATCTTTTGAAGCTTTGCTTTGTAAATTAACAAGAACAAAAGAGAGTATAGGTCGGGCAACACGCCTTGCTATCGAGTGTGCTAAATATGGGATTGCTGGGGAG GTAGTTGATATTCTTCTTCATACCCTGGAAAGAGAGTCTAGCTTGTACAGAAGGGTTGATCTATTCTTCCTTGTAGATTCAATTACTCAATGTTCGCGAAGTCAAAAAG GTGGAGCTGGAGATGTTTACCCCTCTATTGTCCAATCAGTGCTTCCACGTTTGTTATCTGCTGTGGCACCTCCTGGAAATGCAGCACGGGAAAACCGCAGGCAATGCCTCAAG GTTTTGAGATTATGGCTGGAGCGGAAAACCCTTCCAGAATCAACTATACGCCATCACATTCGAGAACTTGATTCTATAAATGAAGCATCGTTTGCCTGTGCTTCTTCTCGACGTCCATCAAGAACTGAGAGGGCTCTTAATGATCCTGTCAGGGAGATGGAAGGAATGCTTGTTGACGAGTATGGAAG CAATACCAGTTTCCAACTTCCATGCTTATTTCGTACTACTTTGCTTGAAGATGAGGAAGCAAGTGCTGATGATGAAAAAAGTTTCGAGGCTGTTACTCCAGAACGACTTGCTGTAGTTGATCATGAGAAGGGAATCACTGAGAAGCACCGGCGTATCCTAGAAGATGTTGATGGTGAGCTAGAgatggaggatgtagctcctcttTGCGAAGTTGAAGTGAGATCCTCCTCTCATGTTTCAGGAGATGATACCATAGGCAGTACTCATAATCAACCTGATCAGCATCATTCATTGCCCTTTGCTCCTCCACTCCCTGAGGACAGGCCACCATCTCCACCCCCTTTGCCATCATCTCCTCCGCCTTTGCCTCCCCCTTGCTCTAGCGCTCTCTCTGTTGTTTCACAACATCAACCCGGTTCACATGCTATTGCTGATACTGCTGACTTGCATCTTTCTAGCACTACCCAT AATATGCAAAATCAACAATCAGAGTCTTGTCAGCGTCCAAGTACTCTGAGTGCGAACTTGATGCCCTCAGAGTTGGTTCCGTGTTATATGCCTAGATATGGAGGTCCTCCAAAACAGTTGCCACCACCTGTCCTATCTCATAGTTCTTCTAGTTCTTATGGCAGCTTTCCTGCTTCTCATCCAGCTAACAATTCTGGGAATAACTTTCAGTCTATGGTCACTGCCCCTACGTGCAATAAGACCTATCACTTAAAGCCACCCCCTCCAACAGTTTCAAATCAGTTCTCCTATGTCCATGCTGAACCGCAACAAAGAGCTCAACCTTGGGGCAATTGTTCTGCATTCACTGAGAGGTTCCACTTTGTACATGATATCCATAGGAGAAACTTCTATGGTGATAGAGGTGCAAGGGGACCAGTTCAACAAGAGATTGTTGAGAGGGGCAGGTTTTCTCCAGCTTTTCATTCGGGTGGGATGCTTTATGTTCAGCAGGAACT GTCCCTCAGTTTCTGA
- the LOC103714418 gene encoding protein HUA2-LIKE 2-like isoform X3 yields MAPARRKGSARAAAAAAAAQQQWKVGDLVLAKMKGFPAWPAVISEPEKWGFSSVRKKLLVYFYGTKQIAFCNYADIEAFTEEKKKALLVKRQGKGADFVRAVDEIIDVYETLKKQICDEFISRDENIAPNDGNLETNRSNSFKKSPEHSSHIADDQKSAAICAIASHDVFSSEEISATSKEGNPHNLNPAIDEPAERVSILDQHELSALVTITTSRKKRSIDAPPQSFISQKRLTSLRRSRNCTGDPPEVKESDMLRNDSDSAGDNVTTDGVQEESMINKSAENMPYTSDFHDPAVPVTASLPRNGSREDTISEIAATKYEANNLNEEAVLDPSKIEVTANGCLENEVRQNGQLDLPMKTVIFRKKRKPNRKRASNSTECARLDKYTQVQVDPSRSCTVSPNSRSAISEIDRKADGDKHLPLVKRARVRMGKPLVEEKQFDDLLGTNDKSEVTVMINNCDKCSTSTSPGNNCLPNGTSLGVKEDSNSSPINDCSLPSGRDLMLWKSKKYQLKGFTLDVEAALPPSKRLHRALEAMSAHAAEATVDCPEAPRAMEMMPNGCMVSPKTSSLHLSPYGNIESAARLHDTHSSECIAFNMSASGLCSQNLDAPTMASSEVKTDDINSEDLRNPQDKHCNEILVDVKSCDRSSMSKIVDADIHDKIMQPCSFRLTEKKFNLTNCEDMPDQLSSSLGKVNGNEILQPEEKCPHSPMGNISGDQTAEPTTQMPTSVLNTKGRSASFSPFGAFMIISTTNGSSTKSGTSRPTKSSSIQSDEDAQTHDMEDVAREVRCRVTSRDQCISPDLTPMKDLIAAALAKRLSSRSTSLSDNSVDYKVEAVISPFLGYKEDSFGKGSPSNPMINHTSAIDDRLQHLRNSSRSPPGGLRQKSLSKLTDYVEANAARKSFEALLCKLTRTKESIGRATRLAIECAKYGIAGEVVDILLHTLERESSLYRRVDLFFLVDSITQCSRSQKGGAGDVYPSIVQSVLPRLLSAVAPPGNAARENRRQCLKVLRLWLERKTLPESTIRHHIRELDSINEASFACASSRRPSRTERALNDPVREMEGMLVDEYGSNTSFQLPCLFRTTLLEDEEASADDEKSFEAVTPERLAVVDHEKGITEKHRRILEDVDGELEMEDVAPLCEVEVRSSSHVSGDDTIGSTHNQPDQHHSLPFAPPLPEDRPPSPPPLPSSPPPLPPPCSSALSVVSQHQPGSHAIADTADLHLSSTTHNMQNQQSESCQRPSTLSANLMPSELVPCYMPRYGGPPKQLPPPVLSHSSSSSYGSFPASHPANNSGNNFQSMVTAPTCNKTYHLKPPPPTVSNQFSYVHAEPQQRAQPWGNCSAFTERFHFVHDIHRRNFYGDRGARGPVQQEIVERGRSLSF; encoded by the exons atggcgCCCGCTCGGAGGAAGGGATCCGCAAGAGCagcagccgccgccgccgccgcccagcAGCAGTGGAAGGTCGGCGATCTTGTCCTCGCCAAGATGAAGGGCTTCCCGGCATGGCCGGCCGTG ATTAGTGAGCCGGAGAAGTGGGGCTTCTCATCTGTTCGGAAGAAGCTGCTTGTCTACTTCTATGGAACTAAGCAGAT AGCCTTCTGCAACTATGCTGATATTGAAGCTTTCacggaggagaaaaagaaagctctTTTAGTTAAGCGCCAGGGTAAAGGAGCTGATTTTGTCCGTGCAGTTGATGAAATAATTGATGTCTATGAAACTTTAAAGAAGCAGATCTGTGATGAGTTTATTTCGAGGGATGAGAACATTGCACCAAATGATGGAAATTTGGAAACTAATAGAAGTAATTCTTTTAAAAAGAGCCCAGAACATAGTTCTCATATTGCAGATGACCAGAAGTCAGCTGCCATATGTGCGATAGCAAGCCATGATGTATTCAGTTCTGAAGAAATTTCTGCAACCTCAAAGGAAGGCAATCCTCACAATTTAAATCCTGCAATTGATGAGCCAGCTGAGAGGgtctcgatccttgatcaacatGAGCTGAGTGCTTTGGTTACTATTACAACTTCAAGGAAAAAGAGATCGATAGATGCTCCACCCCAGAGTTTTATTTCTCAGAAAAGATTAACATCCCTTCGAAGGTCTAGAAATTGTACTGGTGATCCCCCAGAAGTTAAAGAGTCAGATATGCTACGTAATGATTCTGACTCAGCTGGTGATAATGTGACTACTGATGGAGTGCAGGAAGAGTCTATGATAAATAAGAGTGCTGAAAACATGCCATATACCTCAGATTTCCATGATCCGGCTGTGCCGGTTACTGCCAGTTTGCCTAGAAATGGTAGCAGAGAGGATACTATATCTGAAATAGCTGCAACAAAATATGAAGCCAATAATCTGAATGAAGAGGCTGTACTTGATCCTAGTAAAATTGAAGTCACTGCAAATGGGTGCCTGGAGAATGAAGTTAGGCAGAATGGCCAACTTGACCTCCCCATGAAGACGGTGATCtttaggaaaaaaaggaaaccaAACAGGAAGCGGGCATCTAATAGTACAGAATGTGCTAGATTGGACAAGTATACACAAGTGCAGGTTGATCCAAGTCGAAGCTGTACAGTCTCTCCAAATTCTCGTAGCGCAATAAGTGAAATAGATCGTAAAGCAGATGGAGACAAACACCTTCCTTTGGTGAAAAGAGCAAGGGTTCGAATGGGTAAACCACTTGTAGAGGAGAAACAGTTTGATGATCTTCTTGGCACTAATGACAAATCAGAAGTGACGGTGATGATAAATAATTGTGATAAATGTTCTACATCCACCAGTCCTGGAAATAATTGTCTTCCCAATGGGACATCTCTAGGGGTCAAGGAAGACTCAAATTCATCCCCAATAAATGATTGTTCTCTTCCTTCAGGAAGAGATCTTATGCTATGGAAGTCTAAAAAGTATCAATTGAAGGGTTTTACATTAGATGTTGAAGCAGCTTTGCCTCCATCAAAACGTCTACATCGTGCTTTGGAAGCTATGTCCGCCCATGCTGCTGAAGCTACGGTTGATTGTCCTGAAGCCCCAAGGGCAATGGAAATGATGCCCAATGGCTGCATGGTATCTCCCAAGACAAGTTCTCTCCATCTTTCTCCTTATGGGAACATTGAGAGCGCGGCAAGATTGCATGATACCCACTCTTCTGAATGTATTGCATTTAACATGAGTGCATCTGGATTGTGCTCACAAAATTTGGATGCACCTACAATGGCTTCTTCAGAAGTGAAAACTGATGACATCAATTCTGAAGATTTAAGGAATCCTCAGGATAAACATTGCAATGAAATCCTTGTGGATGTTAAAAGCTGTGATAGGTCATCTATGTCTAAAATAGTTGACGCTGATATACATGACAAGATTATGCAACCTTGTTCTTTCAGGTTAACTGAGAAGAAGTTTAATCTGACTAACTGTGAAGATATGCCTGATCAATTATCGTCatctttaggaaaagtaaatggGAATGAGATTCTGCAACCAGAAGAGAAATGCCCGCATTCTCCTATGGGCAATATAAGTGGAGACCAAACAGCAGAACCAACCACACAGATGCCAACCTCTGTTTTGAATACTAAAGGGAGAAGTGCTTCCTTCTCTCCTTTTGGAGCTTTCATGATTATATCTACTACAAATGGCAGTTCTACAAAAAGTGGGACATCTAGGCCTACAAAGTCTTCTAGCATTCAATCCGATGAAGACGCTCAAACCCATGACAT GGAGGATGTTGCAAGGGAAGTCAGATGCAGAGTAACTTCAAGGGATCAGTGTATTTCTCCTGATTTGACACCCATGAAAGATTTGATTGCTGCTGCCCTGGCTAAGCGACTTTCGTCTCGGTCTACTTCATTGTCTGATAACTCTGTAGATTATAAGGTTGAGGCTGTGATAAGTCCATTTTTAGGCTATAAGGAAGATTCTTTTGGAAAAGGTTCACCTTCAAATCCCATGATCAATCATACATCTGCTATAGATGATAGGCTTCAGCATCTAAGAAATAGTAGCAGAAGTCCTCCTGGTGGTCTGCGACAGAAAAGCTTAAGCAAATTAACTGACTATGTAGAAGCAAATGCTGCAAGGAAATCTTTTGAAGCTTTGCTTTGTAAATTAACAAGAACAAAAGAGAGTATAGGTCGGGCAACACGCCTTGCTATCGAGTGTGCTAAATATGGGATTGCTGGGGAG GTAGTTGATATTCTTCTTCATACCCTGGAAAGAGAGTCTAGCTTGTACAGAAGGGTTGATCTATTCTTCCTTGTAGATTCAATTACTCAATGTTCGCGAAGTCAAAAAG GTGGAGCTGGAGATGTTTACCCCTCTATTGTCCAATCAGTGCTTCCACGTTTGTTATCTGCTGTGGCACCTCCTGGAAATGCAGCACGGGAAAACCGCAGGCAATGCCTCAAG GTTTTGAGATTATGGCTGGAGCGGAAAACCCTTCCAGAATCAACTATACGCCATCACATTCGAGAACTTGATTCTATAAATGAAGCATCGTTTGCCTGTGCTTCTTCTCGACGTCCATCAAGAACTGAGAGGGCTCTTAATGATCCTGTCAGGGAGATGGAAGGAATGCTTGTTGACGAGTATGGAAG CAATACCAGTTTCCAACTTCCATGCTTATTTCGTACTACTTTGCTTGAAGATGAGGAAGCAAGTGCTGATGATGAAAAAAGTTTCGAGGCTGTTACTCCAGAACGACTTGCTGTAGTTGATCATGAGAAGGGAATCACTGAGAAGCACCGGCGTATCCTAGAAGATGTTGATGGTGAGCTAGAgatggaggatgtagctcctcttTGCGAAGTTGAAGTGAGATCCTCCTCTCATGTTTCAGGAGATGATACCATAGGCAGTACTCATAATCAACCTGATCAGCATCATTCATTGCCCTTTGCTCCTCCACTCCCTGAGGACAGGCCACCATCTCCACCCCCTTTGCCATCATCTCCTCCGCCTTTGCCTCCCCCTTGCTCTAGCGCTCTCTCTGTTGTTTCACAACATCAACCCGGTTCACATGCTATTGCTGATACTGCTGACTTGCATCTTTCTAGCACTACCCAT AATATGCAAAATCAACAATCAGAGTCTTGTCAGCGTCCAAGTACTCTGAGTGCGAACTTGATGCCCTCAGAGTTGGTTCCGTGTTATATGCCTAGATATGGAGGTCCTCCAAAACAGTTGCCACCACCTGTCCTATCTCATAGTTCTTCTAGTTCTTATGGCAGCTTTCCTGCTTCTCATCCAGCTAACAATTCTGGGAATAACTTTCAGTCTATGGTCACTGCCCCTACGTGCAATAAGACCTATCACTTAAAGCCACCCCCTCCAACAGTTTCAAATCAGTTCTCCTATGTCCATGCTGAACCGCAACAAAGAGCTCAACCTTGGGGCAATTGTTCTGCATTCACTGAGAGGTTCCACTTTGTACATGATATCCATAGGAGAAACTTCTATGGTGATAGAGGTGCAAGGGGACCAGTTCAACAAGAGATTGTTGAGAGGGGCAG GTCCCTCAGTTTCTGA